From Xanthomonas sp. 10-10:
CGTCGAAAATTCCTCGTCGCGCCGGGTGGTGCAGGGGATTGTTGAAGCGAGCGGAACCGTTGTGGTCTCCAGGTAAAAATTTTCTATAAAGTTTTTTTTCTGGGTGCCGTTATCCCCTACGACCTGTAGAGGAGTTCCTGACATGACCCAGAAAATCGAAGGCAATCTACCGACCGCTGCCACCCTTCGTACCGCGTCCACGAGCAGCAAGATCGCTTCGGCCGGCGAAGATCGCGCGTCCCCGGTTGCCGCAACCCCGCCCACCGACAGCGTCAAGCTGACCGGCGAGGCGACCAACCTGCAGAACCTGCAGCGCGAGCTTTCGCAGTCCTCGGCGATCGACACCGGTCGCGTCCAGGCGGTGAAGGATGCGTTGCAGAACGGCAGCTACTCCATCAATCCGGATGCCATCGCCAGCCGCATGATGGATCTGAATCAGCAACTGGCGGGTTGATTCCCGACTTAAAGGATGAACGTGAACGAGTTCCTGCAACGTCTCAGCGATGCGCTGGCCGGCGAGCGCCAGGCATTACTCGAGAACGACATCGATGGGTTGATGCGGCACACGCAGGACAAACTGTCGGCGCTGCGCGCGCTTGAAGCGGCAATGCCCGAAGGCCAAGAAGACCGCCTGCGTGAGCTGGCCGAAGCCAACCGTGCCAATGGCGCGCTGCTGGCACGCCGCCGCCGCGAGGTGAACTGGGCATTGCGGCACCTGGGGCGTACCGAAAGCGCGCCCTCGTACGATGCCAAGGGCCAATCCAACGTGCTGCGCGGCGGACGTTCGCTGGCAGTGGCCTGATCCAGCCATCCTGCGTCGGGCGTACGCACCGTGGGTGCTGCGCGCAGATCGATGCGCTGCCAGAAGGCGATGCGGCGTTGCTGCCGTCGACAAGGCCGGCTGGCCGACGTTGCAGTACCGACAGAGAAGAACGGCGTGGAGTGACCGCCGTGAGATCACGCACGCGCGCCACTGCAGATCACCGGCCGCGCCCTCCGGTCGTGCATGAAGTCGTTTCAGCGACGGCCCTAAGACCAAGCGGCGATACGGCCGCCCCAGGGTTGGGCGTATATTGAGGCGTCCTTGCTGCCGCCCTGTCCCGTGACCGTCAAGTTTTTTCTCAACCAATCGTTGTTGCCGTCTTCGACCATCCTGCGCGCATTCGGCGACCAGATGCTTGAAGGCGTGTTGCTGTTCCGCGCCGATGGGCAGCTGATCCTGGCCAACGCCGTCGCGCGTCAAAGCCTGTGCAAGGAAGACCCCGCCGACGATCGCAACCTGGGCGAGCGGATCTCGCAGGTCTTGCCATCGGATGCGCTGAATCAGGCACGCAGCAAGGGCAGTTGGACCGGCAGTCTGCCGGTGGCCGACCGCGTGGTCATCGCGCACCTGTATTACAACGAAGAGCAGGGCGTCGGCCACTTCCTCGCGTTGTTCCACAACATCGAAGGTCAGCAGGATTACGAGCGCGAGCTGCAACAGCGCCATGCCGAACTGCGCCAGGCCTATATGCGCTTGAACGGGGCGCAGGACAAGCTGCTGCAGTCGGAAAAGATGGCCTCCATCGGCCAGCTGGCCGCCGGCGTGGCGCACGAGATCAACAACCCGATCGGTTACGTCCACTCCAATCTGGGCAGCCTGCAGGAATACCTGCGCAGCCTGTTCACGCTGATTGAAGCCTACGAGCGCGCGCTGCAGGCGCCGGACCCGAAGGCCTTGATTCCGGAAATCGACGAAATCCGCAACCGCGCCGACATCGACTTCATCAGCCGCGATCTGCCGCAGTTGATGGCCGAATCGCGCGAAGGCATCGAGCGGGTGACCCGCATCGTGCGCGACCTCAAGGACTTCTCGTACTCGGACCGTTCCGAGTCGTGGAAGATGGTCGACCTGCACGCAGGCCTGGAATCCACGATCAACATCATCTGGAACGAGCTCAAGTACAAGGTGACCCTGGAGCGCAATTACGCCGAGCTGCCGCTGGTGGAATGCCTGCCGTCCGAGCTCAACCAGGTCTACATGAACATGCTGCTCAACGCCGGCCAGGCGATCGTCGAGCGCGGCACGATCACCGTCACCACCGGGCGCGACGAGGCCGAAAACGTCTGGATCCAGTTCCAGGACAGCGGCGCCGGTATCGCTCCGGATCTGCTGCAGCGTATCTTCGACCCATTCTTCACCACCAAGCCGGTCGGCAGCGGCACCGGCCTGGGCCTGTCGATCTCCTACGGCATCATCAACAAACACCACGGCCGCATCGACGTGGAAAGCGTGCCAGGGCAGGGCGCCAGCTTCCGCATCGTGCTGCCGATCCGGCAGCCGAAGTAGCGCTGGCGCGCTGGGAATCGGGAATAGAGAATGGGGAATCGTAAGAGCGGATTGCTTCGCTCTTTTTGATTCCTGCAACGAAAGTGCTGACGCGCTTGCATTGTTAGCGGGAGCTATGTGGTGACCTGCCAACCTTGACTGTCATTACAGGAAGATGGCTTGCGCAAAGCAGTAGCGCAAAGCTCGCCGAAGCCGTCTTCTGCTCTCCCGATTCCCCACTCCCGATTCCCTATTCCCGGCCATTCCGCAATTCGTCATGGGTACGGAACGCCTGGCGAATATGCTCGCGCAGTTCGTCGTCGTTCCAGGGCTTGGTCAGGAAGCGGTAGATCGCGCCGCGGTTGATCGCCTCGGTCACCGTGGCCAGATCCGTATAGCCGGACAGCACCAGGCGTACGGTGTCTGGGTAGAGCATCTTGACCCGGCCCAGGAACTCGGTGCCGCTCATGTCGCTCATGCGCTGGTCCGACAGGATCACCTGCACGTCGTTGGTGGCCAGCAGGTCGAAGGCATCACGTACGTTGCCGGCGGCCAGGATGCGGTAGCCGTCGCGGCGGAACAGGCGCACCAGCGAGCGCAGCACGTTCTCTTCGTCGTCCAGCAGCAGCAGGGTGCGGTCGGGGCGGCTTTCGGCAAACGATTCCGGGCGCAGATAACGCCGACGCAAGGCCATGCCGGCGGACTCGGCCGACATCGGCTCGCCGAACAGATAGCCCTGGAAGATGTCGCAATCGTTGCGGCGCAAAAACCCCAGCTGCGCCTGCGATTCCACGCCATTGGCAATGACCGTCATGCCCAGCTGATGGCCCATCGCGATGATGGCGCGCGCGATCGCCGCCTCGCGGCTGCCGGCCGGCGCGCTCTTGATGAAGCTGCGGTCGATCTTCAGCCGGTCCACCGGGTAACGCACCAGGGCGCTCAGGCTGGAATCGCCGGTGCCGAAGTTGTCCAGG
This genomic window contains:
- the flgM gene encoding flagellar biosynthesis anti-sigma factor FlgM gives rise to the protein MTQKIEGNLPTAATLRTASTSSKIASAGEDRASPVAATPPTDSVKLTGEATNLQNLQRELSQSSAIDTGRVQAVKDALQNGSYSINPDAIASRMMDLNQQLAG
- a CDS encoding flagellar protein FlgN, with product MNVNEFLQRLSDALAGERQALLENDIDGLMRHTQDKLSALRALEAAMPEGQEDRLRELAEANRANGALLARRRREVNWALRHLGRTESAPSYDAKGQSNVLRGGRSLAVA
- a CDS encoding ATP-binding protein — protein: MTVKFFLNQSLLPSSTILRAFGDQMLEGVLLFRADGQLILANAVARQSLCKEDPADDRNLGERISQVLPSDALNQARSKGSWTGSLPVADRVVIAHLYYNEEQGVGHFLALFHNIEGQQDYERELQQRHAELRQAYMRLNGAQDKLLQSEKMASIGQLAAGVAHEINNPIGYVHSNLGSLQEYLRSLFTLIEAYERALQAPDPKALIPEIDEIRNRADIDFISRDLPQLMAESREGIERVTRIVRDLKDFSYSDRSESWKMVDLHAGLESTINIIWNELKYKVTLERNYAELPLVECLPSELNQVYMNMLLNAGQAIVERGTITVTTGRDEAENVWIQFQDSGAGIAPDLLQRIFDPFFTTKPVGSGTGLGLSISYGIINKHHGRIDVESVPGQGASFRIVLPIRQPK